Within Triticum urartu cultivar G1812 unplaced genomic scaffold, Tu2.1 TuUngrouped_contig_6482, whole genome shotgun sequence, the genomic segment CTTCGCGAGACGAAAGCTGTTATGTTGTCTGCAATCCTGCCACAGAGGAGTGGACTGTGCTGCCTCCTGTTGGATACCCAGACGGCGATCCAGTCCCTTTCCTAGGTTTCGATGCTGCTGTTCCATCCCGCTTTGTGGTGTTTGCGCCCCGGCCCAATACGTTTAGTGTCGACGGTTCTGCAGAAGTGGCAATCTACTCCTCAGAAACTGGACGGTGGGCTCATCTGCAAAGTGGCTGGTCAACGGATCCTCTCATTATTCATAGTAGGTACACACAGGTCTTCCTGAATGACACTATCCATTTGCGTAGCATTGGTCATAAAATAGCCACAGTCGACGCTGAGGGGAAAGTTTGGAGGGTCATTACAATGCCAGGCGACTCGTCAGGAATCTGTGATGTTGGGCAGTCTCAAGGACGCTTGTATGCATGGAAGATAGATAATTCTCATCACTGCCAACTCTATATTTGGGTCCTTGAGGATTATGGTACTGGAAAGTGGACCCTACAACACACTATTAATGTCTTGGAGCTGTTCGGAAGGAATCACCGCGAAGATGGGGATTCTTATGCGATGTTTGCAGTTCATCCGAATTGCAACATGATCTTTCTTACTGACAAGAAGAACATGACATTGTCGTATGACATAAATAATCGGAAAGTGACTGTTATCTGCACTGAAGGAATGAAGGGTCTGCCTTATACTCCCTGTTTTGCGGAATTGCCCTCAGCTGGTCATTGAGATTCACTGCAGCATCACCATATGAGACAACACCTTTTGCGAAAATTAGTGGTTGCATGGACCGACTCTCCTAATTAATTTCGTGCCATTGCGTAGAGATGAACAAACTCCTATATCTACAGTGTGGTGTTCCTATCCTATCTGTTGGTGTTCAGGTTCATGCCTTTGTTGCTTTGAACAATCTTTGTTAGCCAAGACTTTGTAAGAGTAATCAGTAGTTGTATGAATGAACCTAGTCCTTTAATCTATTTGCTTTCATGTAGTACTAAATTATTGTGGCCACTCGTTaactgttgatgtgggatgaTAATATAAGACACTCAGTGAGAGTACATTATCTATGTTTGACATTGTTTGCATTTTCACCTCCTTATTTTCACTTGTCTATGCAAGTGAATATCTGCAATCTATAGCTTGTTATCCATCGGCGCTAGCTCTGTTTCTATTCATTTTGTAAGATTTGAGAAGATTATCTGTGGATTGTCTCTTCTATATTGCACCATATACTTTTATGTATCCATCGGTGCTAGCTCTGTTTCTATGCATTTTGTAAGATTTGAGAAGATTATCTGTGGATTGTCTCTTCTATATTGCACCATATACTTGTAGGGTAAAGACATATT encodes:
- the LOC125530674 gene encoding putative F-box protein At5g42430 is translated as MPPGGGGGGEHGSTVRRDDDAPSDSTPPLPAIVPVASEDAKKKQRVEEQQTAPSLPEGAIVEILSRLPYSSLCRFKCVSKPWLALCSARDILKRSPQTLSGFFYHDEGDALSFRNLSGRGPPLVDPSLPFLRKTYRHISVRQVCAGLLLCSCSNSSRDQSFWNWDSSRDESCYVVCNPATEEWTVLPPVGYPDGDPVPFLGFDAAVPSRFVVFAPRPNTFSVDGSAEVAIYSSETGRWAHLQSGWSTDPLIIHSRYTQVFLNDTIHLRSIGHKIATVDAEGKVWRVITMPGDSSGICDVGQSQGRLYAWKIDNSHHCQLYIWVLEDYGTGKWTLQHTINVLELFGRNHREDGDSYAMFAVHPNCNMIFLTDKKNMTLSYDINNRKVTVICTEGMKGLPYTPCFAELPSAGH